From Bactrocera dorsalis isolate Fly_Bdor unplaced genomic scaffold, ASM2337382v1 BdCtg030, whole genome shotgun sequence, one genomic window encodes:
- the LOC105227095 gene encoding bromodomain and WD repeat-containing protein 3 encodes MENNNQLVAERIVTPELYFLISKFLASGPLRETAEVLVRELEQKKVLPRRTDWLGHEHEQSFAELEQKYAHVGPSHLLEICCRIGPILDKDLPPAVLGIVSLLGTGRQSLLRTEESIYRSRSLLDYCTRLHGVSLPDSSVTKPIHNLQKVLIGREYGGPVRRKLLVPISLYGKTKLLKRTVGHLSSVYCVLFDRTGRYIITGADDLLIKIWSAMDGRLLATLRGASAEITDIAINLDNTMLAAGSLDRILRVWDMQTTSPIAVLSGHTGMITSVNFCPSPRGDLKYLVTTSTDGSIAFWQYSTPRGQKITFAPKPIQYHEKLRPGQAQMMCTTFSPGGIFLAAGSADHHVRVYIMSEDGPKRILESEAYTDAVDSVQWSHRGLRFISGSKDGTAHIWNFESQQWKSTKLCMTERLPSCPPPEEGKKLKVTMVAWDCSDKYVITAVNDFTIKIWHSKTGKLHRVLRGHKDELYVLESNPKDEHVLLSAGHDGQVFLWDVENGISIAEFMNDIDGQGHGGVFDAKWSPDGTMFAATDSHGHLLIYGLGIGPDKYKILPNELFFHTDYRPLMRDASQYVVDEQTQVMPHLMPPPFLVNSEGNPYPVQYQRFVPGRENCTREQLRQILTVGDDGTVIVPNINGTAGNFLHIDRLIAVLANRQGTAPVPPAMAVGNNLPANHSQLDRLIEALANRQGQDQAPDSNNRPSSNRSAAGAVGNSRYSFDDMPGRQLDTNNTTRQRTNSVRTSGEHQLVPTVDQPAQPSQIKYFRRIYVRPMKYQQLQNLKQTVYAAGQFELQEYKREMRRRPIMINTGNVASAQSSTNRQRNTRGNNGAGSAVRSRRRQGQSGQSQPAYRTRAVRDQEELDAPPPPEEEEEDEESNSSSGDTSYSNVEENLEESSDDSDTESSDYSDWVADTPGPNLEPPKRSKRKPLSRRRTFSDDSSDETTEQATTSAGAAAKSSRRNKRVVIPPPTPNGEIPELYRPAEWLSEVIPRKAPYYPQMGDEVVYFRQGHQRYLEAVRLKKVYKLTHSSEPWNFRTLRDREYVRVIGIKYEIRPPRLCCLKLAMIDDDGNMTGTSFKIKYHDMPDVLDFLVLRQTFDLAVQRNWSVGDRFRCMIGDGWWMGQIESRYALSTDFPDSYFMCFRVRWDNGEYEYMSPWDMEPIDENRLPDEVGGAVPVLQEEIRATLYQPKSEEWHRGDRDGSCRRIINGLEQVMRLSIAEHFLAPVDLNVYPDYSYLIEYPIDLTTIKSRFENHFYRRITSAQFDVRYLATNAEKYNRSHTNIVKHARIITDLCLRVIREPNDIDVAAVYHQLVDVYHSSETENDNESDVVPSTSTGPSTSAAARQKISATRRSSRIRSDGDWRTECRQLLDLMWQRNDSVPFREPVDTLEFPDYLEIIASPMDLRTVKEDLLGGNYEDPLDFAKDVRLIFQNSRNYNTNKRSQIYAMTLRLSALFESQIKRVISNWKAARRRANKTSGSGGRGSSSSPVKRQPSQAAKRARTHRSTRQLHSSDDDDDDDDDDDDDEAPSSRGHMNAQSRAGQRRVGGATTNGRNGLHRDTVSAAASTSAGSNRVSSSSSLQRRSGEPTQATRSSRRKAASQELDDDDDDEDEEEDAEIHVTDEHSTASSSTSEDDSDSDDSSEVGLNDSNEGSDKEMGRGKRVAARRRKRRSDADDSEDSYKPDNDRRGSRRSSGRTRARKNKAAKKTSRKQQDKRQQATRKRRSRIEDDGDEDYMEHSSKRSTTAMTNGGTRHNAVANGNVRRGNRRRLQSSEDEHTDMMVHHTSSQPDESTQDTITGHTAAGMSTPKKRAATSGRSQRGNQTSNAVGENDASTSASALLQQSPSRNTRMQTSSSHSSGLGTLSNRRSATEIDHSYHLPVRNGRIADSDTDSREVAANARPTRSSFKRAILEWARTSDVEDAEQEAVDEEDSEDAEEILPTPTPTKLTPSKANNASNSNPLNGPSTSRAAHGGAVVPVAVGQVRQLRTNRNTVVEPLDEDEDSDDGDGSENEPLVSSQGAGAAINGRIPPVNYPPTRSTTNTATPRLQAHAAAMSNAHMTRSHATSTTSSSNVTTSTLSAHDHNYLGAETLGPSTSAAAGRSNTRRVLSRHQRNADELDSSADPLENISLLMQNQRLRRTLPTSTSQSATNGGAVAATATTHAPAPQRTVRRGRSRYSQENSQTAEDDDDDDNEADGSGGENASGASDEGTDGGSSTHDDVDDATDDSEDNQPLTSYVPSGRRTRNHGKPARRTNRRRRSDDSFVCDDDDEDYEVEHQRRRQQARPRSRRHSERDRNGAQRDSRQQRGSRNLKRPRYNEQSDDEGSHDYNGGRKRRRDADGGGVGVGEVVGSSSQRSAAPRPSRNVEYMDSSEEDDDEQLVSVSSRGRVRKISAKARGIFKD; translated from the exons gagCAAAAATATGCACATGTTGGACCAAGTCATCTTTTAGAAATATGTTGTCGCATAGGACCAATACTAGACAAAGATCTACCTCCTGCAGTATTGGGTATCGTATCCTTACTTGGTACAGGTCGTCAGAGTTTACTAAGGACCGAAGAGAGCATATATCGGTCCCGGTCCTTGCTAGATTATTGCACACGTTTACATGGTGTATCACTGCCAGATTCGTCGGTAACAAAACCTATACACAATTTGc aGAAAGTACTAATTGGACGCGAGTATGGAGGACCAGTGCGTCGGAAACTTTTGGTACccatcagtttatatggcaaaaCCAAATTACTTAAACGGACCGTGGGTCATTTGTCATCCGTCTATTGTGTGCTCTTTGATCGCACTGGACGTTATATTATAACG GGTGCTGATGatttacttataaaaatatGGTCAGCAATGGATGGTCGTTTGTTAGCTACGTTGCGTGGGGCTTCTGCAGAAATAACAGACATTGCTATTAACCTTGATAATACAATGTTGGCAGCTGGTTCATTGGATCGTATATTGCGTGTTTGGGACATGCAAACTACTTCGCCTATAGCCGTACTTTCGGGTCACACTGGCATGATAACATCCGTAAATTTTTGCCCCTCACCGCGTGGTGATTTAAAATATCTAGTGACCACAAGTACAGATGGTTCAATTGCATTCTGGCAATATTCGACTCCGCGCGGTCAGAAAATTACATTTGCACCCAAACCAATACAATATCACGAAAAGCTACGACCCGGACAAGCACAAATGATGTGTACTACCTTTTCGCCAGGTGGCATTTTCCTTGCAGCTGGTTCAGCAGATCATCACGTAAGGGTATATATAATGTCGGAAGATGGACCCAAACGTATCCTCGAGTCGGAGGCTTACACTGATGCCGTAGATTCGGTTCAATGGTCGCATCGTGGTTTACGCTTCATATCCGGCAGTAAAGATGGTACGGCACATATTTGGAATTTCGAATCACAGCAGTGGAAGAGCACAAAACTTTGTATGACTGAGCGATTGCCGAG CTGCCCTCCACCGGAGGaaggaaagaaattaaaagttaCTATGGTTGCTTGGGATTGCTCAGATAAATATGTCATTACTGCCGTTAACGACTTTACA ataaaaatttgGCATTCTAAAACTGGTAAATTGCACCGGGTATTGCGCGGCCACAAGGATGAACTATACGTACTGGAATCAAATCCGAAAGATGAGCATGTGCTGCTTTCCGCAGGACATGACGGGCAGGTGTTTCTATGGGATGTTGAAAACGGCATTTCTATAGCCGAGTTTATGAACGATATAGACGGGCAGGGTCATGGTGGCGTATTCGATGCAAAATGGTCGCCAGATGGCACAATGTTTGCGGCTACTGATTCGCATGGTCATCTACTTATATATGGTCTTGGAATTGGCCCAGATAAATACAAAATA cTTCCAAATGAACTATTTTTTCATACGGACTATCGCCCTTTAATGCGTGACGCTTCTCAATATGTGGTTGATGAACAAACACAAGTAATGCCACATCTGATGCCGCCACCTTTTCTCGTGAATTCGGAAGGTAACCCCTATCCCGTACAGTATCAACGTTTTGTACCTGGCCGTGAAAATTGTACCCGCGAGCAATTGAGACAAATATTAACAGTTGGTGATGATGGTACCGTTATTGTTCCCAATATCAATGGTACTGCTGGCAACTTCTTACACATTGATCGTCTAATTGCCGTATTGGCTAATCGCCAAGGTACTGCTCCAGTACCGCCTGCAATGGCAGTTGGAAACAATCTACCAGCCAATCACTCACAACTGGATCGCCTTATAGAGGCACTTGCAAATCGGCAAGGACAAGATCAGGCACCCGATTCCAACAACCGCCCATCAAGTAATCGCTCTGCAGCTGGTGCTGTTGGAAATTCACGTTACAGTTTCGATGATATGCCAGGACGTCAACTTGATACGAATAACACTACTCGACAGAGAACTAATAGCGTTCGAACATCAGGTGAACATCAATTGGTACCGACCGTTGATCAGCCCGCACAGCCATCACAGATTAAATACTTTCGTCGCATCTATGTACGTCCTATGAAATACCAACAACTGCAAAATCTAAAGCAAACTGTATATGCGGCAGGACAGTTTGAGCTGCAGGAGTATAAACGTGAGATGCGCAGGCGACCAATAATGATTAACACTGGGAACGTAGCAAGCGCACAATCCAGTACCAATCGGCAACGTAATACACGCGGAAATAACGGTGCAGGCAGTGCAGTTCGTTCACGCCGTCGCCAAGGACAAAGTGGTCAATCACAGCCGGCTTATCGTACGCGCGCTGTGCGCGATCAAGAAGAACTAGATGCGCCACCGCCTCCagaagaggaagaggaggaTGAGGAGAGCAATTCATCATCGGGCGATACCAGCTACTCAAATGTAGAAGAAAACCTAGAAGAATCATCGGACGATTCGGACACCGAAAGTTCTGATTATTCCGATTGGGTAGCCGATACTCCTGGTCCGAATTTGGAGCCACCAAAACGTTCAAAACGCAAACCATTGTCAAGAAGACGTACATTTAGCGACGATAGTAGTGACGAGACAACAGAGCAAGCCACGACATCTGCCGGTGCAGCGGCAAAATCTTCTAGGCGAAACAAACGTGTTGTTATACCACCGCCAACACCGAATGGTGAAATACCTGAATTGTATAGACCAGCTGAGTGGTTGTCCGAAGTGATACCGCGTAAAGCACCTTACTATCCGCAAATGGGTGATGAAGTGGTGTATTTTCGTCAAGGGCATCAACGTTATCTGGAAGCAGTACGTCTCAAAAAAGTATACAAGTTGACTCACAGCTCGGAGCCGTGGAATTTCCGAACCCTACGCGACCGCGAATACGTACGTGTAATAGGTATCAAATATGAAATACGCCCACCACGTTTGTGCTGTCTCAAATTGGCAATGATTGATGATGATGGCAATATGACAGGCACATCTTTCAAGATCAAATACCATGACATGCCGGACGTCCTCGACTTTTTGGTCTTGCGTCAAACTTTTGATTTGGCAGTGCAGCGTAATTGGAGTGTTGGCGATCGCTTTCGTTGTATGATTGGTGATGGCTGGTGGATGGGGCAAATTGAATCACGTTATGCACTTTCAACAGACTTTCCCGATTCGTATTTTATGTGTTTCCGCGTGCGTTGGGATAATGGCGAGTACGAGTACATGAGCCCATGGGATATGGAACCAATTGATGAGAATCGTCTACCCGATGAAGTGGGTGGGGCGGTGCCCGTATTGCAAGAAGAGATACGTGCCACATTGTATCAACCGAAATCGGAAGAATGGCATCGTGGTGATCGTGACGGTTCTTGTAGGCGCATCATAAACGGCTTAGAACAG GTTATGCGCCTATCGATAGCCGAACATTTTTTGGCACCGGTTGATTTGAATGTATATCCTGATTACTCCTATCTGATTGAGTATCCAATTGACTTGACAACGATAAAGTCACGTTTCGAAAATCACTTCTACCGGCGCATTACTTCAGCTCAATTCGATGTACGCTACCTTGCTACAAATGCAGAGAAGTACAATCGTTCACATACTAATATTGTGAAACATGCCCGCATTATAACGGATCTTTGTTTGCGTGTAATAAG GGAGCCCAACGATATAGATGTTGCAGCTGTTTATCATCAATTAGTAGACGTTTATCACTCATCAGAAACTGAAAACGATAATGAGTCGGATGTGGTGCCTTCGACAAGCACTGGCCCTTCAACATCGGCTGCAGCACGTCAAAAGATATCAGCAACACGCAG GTCCAGTCGCATACGTTCAGATGGTGATTGGCGTACGGAATGTCGACAATTATTGGATTTAATGTGGCAGCGCAATGACTCGGTGCCCTTCCGTGAGCCCGTAGATACACTTGAATTCCCCGATTATTTAGAAATCATTGCCTCACCAATGGATTTGCGTACTGTTAAAGAGGATTTACTCGGTGGCAATTACGAAGATCCTTTGGATTTTGCAAAGGATGTCCGTTTGATATTTCAGAATTCGCGCAATTATAACACCAATAAGCGTTCACAA ATCTATGCCATGACGCTTCGTCTGAGTGCGCTCTTCGAATCGCAAATAAAGAGAGTGATAAGTAATTGGAAGGCGGCGCGTCGGCGTGCGAATAAGACTTCAGGAAGCGGTGGACGCGGCTCAAGTAGCAGTCCTGTCAAGCGACAACCATCGCAAGCAGCGAAGCGTGCCCGTACACACCGATCTACGCGGCAATTGCATAGCTcagacgatgatgatgatgatgacgacgacgacgacgatgacgaAGCACCAAGTAGTAGAGGTCACATGAATGCTCAGTCACGTGCGGGGCAACGTCGTGTCGGCGGTGCAACTACGAACGGTAGAAACGGACTACATCGTGACACTGTATCGGCAGCAGCGAGCACATCAGCCGGTTCGAACCGCGTCAGCTCATCCTCCTCATTACAGCGGCGCAGCGGCGAACCGACACAAGCAACGCGCAGCTCACGTCGTAAGGCGGCCAGTCAAGAGttggatgatgatgatgatgacgaagATGAAGAAGAGGACGCTGAAATACATGTAACGGATGAGCATAGCACTGCCTCGAGTTCCACCTCAGAAGATGATAGTGACAGCGATGATAGTTCAGAGGTTGGTTTAAATGATAGCAACGAAGGGTCCGATAAAGAAATGGGGCGGGGCAAGCGTGTCGCAGCAAGGCGACGTAAGCGACGTAGCGATGCGGATGATTCAGAGGACAGCTATAAGCCGGACAATGATAGACGCGGTAGTAGGCGAAGTAGTGGCCGGACGCGGGCAcgaaaaaataaagcagcaaAGAAGACAAGTCGAAAACAACAAGATAAACGGCAGCAAGCCACGCGCAAACGTCGCAGTCGCATTGAAGACGATGGCGACGAGGACTATATGGAACACAGTAGTAAGAGAAGTACCACAGCTATGACGAATGGTGGGACGCGACATAACGCCGTTGCGAATGGCAATGTACGCAGAGGCAATCGACGACGTTTACAGTCGTCGGAGGACGAGCACACCGATATGATGGTACATCATACGAGTTCCCAGCCAGATGAGAGCACACAAGATACGATTACCGGGCATACGGCGGCAGGAATGTCAACGCCTAAGAAGCGTGCCGCCACATCGGGCCGATCGCAACGTGGTAACCAAACAAGTAACGCTGTAGGTGAAAATGATGCCTCGACCAGCGCCAGTGCATTACTGCAACAGAGTCCCTCACGTAATACGCGCATGCAAACGAGCTCATCACATTCAAGTGGTCTAGGTACGCTGAGCAATAGGCGTAGCGCCACAGAAATTGATCACAGTTATCATTTGCCGGTGCGCAACGGACGCATTGCCGACTCTGATACAGACTCGCGCGAAGTGGCGGCGAATGCGCGTCCAACCAGGTCGAGCTTTAAGCGTGCAATCTTGGAGTGGGCGCGCACCAGTGACGTGGAGGACGCAGAACAGGAAGCGGTGGACGAGGAGGACAGCGAAGATGCAGAGGAG ATTCTGCCTACACCGACGCCCACAAAGTTAACACCTTCTAAGGCCAACAATGCCAGTAATAGTAATCCATTAAATGGCCCTTCGACCAGTCGAGCTGCTCATGGTGGCGCTGTTGTACCGGTAGCTGTGGGACAAGTGCGTCAGCTGCGCACCAATCGCAATACGGTCGTTGAACCGCTGGACGAGGACGAAGACTCAGATGATGGAGATGGTAGTGAAAATGAACCACTCGTTTCGAGTCAAGGTGCCGGCGCTGCCATTAATGGGCGCATACCTC CTGTCAACTATCCACCAACCCGCAGCACAACTAACACTGCCACGCCGCGGTTGCAAGCGCATGCCGCCGCCATGAGCAACGCGCACATGACCCGCTCACACGCCACATCAACAACGTCTTCGTCAAACGTAACTACCTCCACATTATCAGCGCACGATCACAATTATTTGGGCGCGGAAACTTTAGGTCCGTCCACATCGGCAGCTGCCGGACGCAGCAATACACGTCGTGTATTATCGCGTCATCAGCGTAACGCCGATGAATTAGATAGTAGCGCTGATCCACTAGAGAACATAAGCCTGTTAATGCAAAATCAACGTCTACGCCGAACGTTACCAACATCGACGTCGCAGAGTGCAACCAACGGCGGAGCAGTAGCAGCAACGGCGACTACACATGCGCCTGCGCCGCAGCGCACAGTACGGCGTGGACGTTCACGTTATAGTCAGGAAAATTCGCAAACTGCCGAAGATGACGATGACGATGATAACGAAGCCGACGGAAGTGGTGGGGAAAACGCCAGCGGTGCATCCGACGAAGGTACCGATGGTGGCTCGAGTACGCATGATGATGTCGATGACGCCACCGATGATTCGGAAGACAATCAACCGTTAACCTCGTACGTACCATCTGGGCGGCGGACACGTAATCATGGCAAACCGGCGCGTCGCACCAATCGGCGGCGTCGTTCGGACGACTCATTCGTATGcgacgatgatgatgaagaCTACGAAGTCGAACATCAGCGTCGACGACAACAGGCAAGACCACGTTCACGACGACACAGCGAACGCGATCGTAATGGTGCACAGCGTGACAGTCGCCAACAGCGCGGTTCGCGCAATCTAAAACGGCCGCGTTACAATGAACAGAGCGACGATGAAGGCTCCCACGATTACAATGGCGGACGAAAGCGACGTCGTGATGCAGATGGAGGTGGCGTTGGTGTTGGTGAAGTGGTCGGTAGCTCATCACAGCGCTCAGCGGCTCCGCGACCGTCACGCAATGTCGAATATATGGACAGTTCGGAGGAAGATGACGACGAACAGTTGGTGAGCGTTAGTAGTCGTGGACGCGTACGTAAGATTTCAGCCAAAGCGCGTGGTATCTTCAAAGATTAA